In Myxococcus stipitatus, the sequence GGCGAAGGAGCGCACGCCGCGATTAGTTGGATTGGGCGGGACTGCTGCTGACCTGCCTGGGTCGCTTGGGCCAGCATGTGCCCCGAGGGGCGGCACGGCCTCTGCTCCGGCCCGGCGCACAGCCCGCGCGTCACCCTCCAGCGGCCCTTCTTGGCCCCTCTGCACCAGCCCGCCGCCCTCAACTGGGCTCCTATCCGTCCTATACTTTCGGGCGGATTGCCGAGGACGAGCGTCCAGTAGCGCTTGTCGACCTGCTTCTCCTGGAACGCGCGCAGCATCCCCGCCGCGGCCGCATCCGTGCGCGCGAAGGCGAGGCAGCCGCTCGTCTCACGGTCCAGCCGGTGCACCACGCCGGGCTGCGCCAGTCCCTCCACGTCGAACGGAGGCCGCTGCGTGGCGAGCAATCCCACCACGGACGGCATGCGTCCCTCCGGCTCCACGACCAGCCCCGCAGGCTTGTCCACGATGACGAGGGCCGCGTCGTCATGGAGCACCGGCAGCGTGGGCCCCTGGATGGAAGCAGCGGGCGCGGCGCGAGGCTCCGGCCGCTCGATTTCGATTTCCTCTCCGCCCCACAGCTTGCGCGTGGGCTGGCACTTCTTGCCCCGGATGCGCACCGCGCCCGAGTCGATGAGCGCCCGCACTTGCTCCGGCGTGAAGCCCGGCACGTGCTTCGTGAGGAAACGGTCGAGCCGCTCGCCGGCGGCCTCGCGGGGGACCTGGACCTTCTGCTGCGCCATGTCCCTCCGTCTCCCAATGTGCGCGGCGAGTCAATGTCGGCGCGCCTTCTCCATCTCCAGGCGTCCAACGAGGCACGGTGCAGGGCGCATGAAGCCCCCCTTCGTCTTCGCTACCACCGCCATGCTCTTGGCATTGCTGGCCGTCCAGCCAGGCGAACGAGGTCCGGTGCGAGGCGCATGAAGTACCCCTTCGTCTTCACCACCGCCGCCGTGCTCTTGGCGTTCCTGGCCATCCAGCTCGGAGGCGGGTGGTGGTTCCTGCTCTGGCCCGCGATGAGCTTCGCGGACGTTGCGCTTGCCTACGCGGGTGTGGGGCCTCGTATGTACGGGAAGCAACCGGATGGACGGATGCATCCGGTGGCGGTGCTCGTGCTCCTGCCGTGGTTGCTCCTGACGTGGGGCACCTGGAACCTCGCGCGAAAGCTCTCGCGCGAGCCGCCCCACGCGGAGGTGGTGCCGGGCTTCTTCGTCGGACGCCGCCTCCTGTCCGGCGAATTGCCACCCGGCATCGCCACCGTGCTGGACCTGACCTCCGAATTCATTGAACCGCACGGAGTCCGCACAGCCTGCCGCTACGTGTCCCTGCCCGTGCTCGACGCCTCGACGCTGCCGGTGGACCGCGTGGTGCCTGTGCTCCGAGACTTGGCCACACTGCCAGGGCCCCTCTACATCCACTGCGCCCAGGGCCACGGACGCACGGGAATGATGGCCGCCGCGCTCCTCGTCGCCCGGGGTCAGGCCCATGATGCGCGTTCGGCACTGGCTCTCATTCAACGCGTGCGTCCGGGCGTCCGCCTCTCACCCGTCCAGGAACGCGCGCTCGAGGAACTGGCCACCGCGCTTCGGCCCGTTGCGAGCCCCTGACGCCTACTCGCTCCGCAGTGCCACCAACGGGTCCACCCGCGTGGCCCGCCGCGCGGGCAGCCACGTAGCCAAGAGCGTCACGCCCAGAACCAGCAGGGCGAGACAGACGAAGGTGAGCGGGTCCGTGGCGCTCACGCCGTAGAGCTGGCTCGCCATGCCGCGCGTGGCGGCCCAGGCCACCATGAGGCCCAGCCCCACCCCCGCCAACGCCATGCGCATGCCGCTGCCCAACACCAACCGCAGCACGTCCTGAGGCCGCGCGCCCAGCGCCATGCGAATGCCAATCTCCTGCGTCCGCTGCCGCGCCATGTACGCGATGACGCCGGACAGGCCCACGCCGGCCAGGAGCAGCGCCAGCGCCGCGAACAGCGCCACCAGCGTGGACAGGAAGCGGGGGCGCGCCATCGCGGAGGCCACGACCTCGTCCATCGTCCGCACCTGGGAGATGGGCAGGTTCGCGTCCAGGGCGGCCACCGCCTCGCGCACGCCGGACACCAGCCGCGCCGGTGCTCCCTCCGTGCGGGCGGTGAACTGGATGAAGTGGAAGGTCCCCTGGAGCGACGGGACGTAGACCTCGGGCCGCGTCTCCTCGAGCGCCCCGCCCTGCCGCACGTCCCCCACCACGCCGACGACGGTGCGCCACGGCGCGTCCGCGTCGGAACCCAGGCGGATGCGCTGCCCCAGCGGCTCCTGGCCCGGCCAGTACTGACGCGCGGTGGACTCGTTGATGAGGACGACGGGCTGCGTGTCCGCGCGGTCCGCGGACGAGACGTCGCGCCCGCGCTTCAGCGGGATGGACAGGGTGCGGAAGTAGCCGGGCGTGACGACCTGGAAGCCCACCGAGCGCTCCTCGCCGAGCGCGGGGCGTGGCTGCCCCTCGATGTCCATGACGCGCCAGATGTTGTTGCCGGTGAAGGGCAGGTCCGACACCGCGCCCACACTCTTCACGCCGGGCAGCGCCTCCACCTTCTCCTGAAGCCTCATGAAGAGGGCCGCCTGCCGGGCCTCGTCCGGGTACTCGGCGGCGGGCAGCGACACGCGCCAGGTCATCACGCCCTCGGAGCGGAAGCCCAGGTCCACCGACTGCATGCTCCAGAGGCTGCGCAACAACAGGCCGGCGCTGATGAGCAGCACCACCGCCAGCGCCACCTCGCCCACCACCAGCGCGCTCCGCGAGCGCTGGCCCGCGCCGGAGAACCGGCCGCCCCCGCCCTGCCGGAGCACGCCGTTGAGGTCCGGCCTCGAAGCCTGGAGCGCGGGGACGAGCCCGAACAGGCCCCCCGTGGCCAGCGACGTGAGCAGCGTGAAGGCCAGCACCCGTCCATCCAGCCCCACCGCGCCGAGCTGGGGCAGCTCCGGCGGCACGAGCGCGAGCAGCGCATCCATGCCCCACAGCGCCAGCAGCAGGCCGAGCGCTCCCGCCGCCAGCGCGAGCAGCACGCTCTCCGTGAGGAGCTGCCGCACGAGCTGGCTTCGGCGTGCGCCCAGCGCCAGCCGCACCGTCAGCTCCTGCCGCCGCGCGGACGCCCGCGCCAGGAAGAGATTGGCGACATTCGCGCACGCAATCACCAGCACCAGCCCCACTGCCGCCAACAGCACCCACAGCGCCGCGCGCACGTTGCCCACGAGCTGCTCACGCAGCGGCACCAGGCCGATGCCCGACTTCGTGTTCGACTCCGGGTACTCCTGCTCGAGCCGGGTGGCGATGGTGCCCATCTCCCGCGCCGCGCCCTCCAGCGTCACCCCGGGCTTCAGCCGCCCCACCACCCGCAGATAGTTGCCCTGCCGCCACGCGCTCGTGTCCTGTGTGAGGTCCGGCCCGAGCTGGGGGATGTCCCGGTGGACGGCGGGCACGAAGAGCTGCGGAGGCTCGGCGGCCGAGGCATGCGTGGGGACGATGGTCGGCCACTCGAAGTGCTCCGGCATGACGCCCACGACTTCGTAGCTCGTGTCGTTGAGGCGCAGCATGCGGCCGAGGATGTGCGGGTCTCCGCCGAAGCGGCGCTTCCACAGGCGGTGGCCGAGCACCACCGTGTTCGGGGCGCCCGCGCCCTGCGCCGCCGGGTGGAAGGTGGTCCCCAGCGCCGCTGGCGTGCCGAGCACCTGGAAGAAGTTGGTGGACACGCTGGCGCCACGGACGACCTCGGGGTCGCCGTCGCCCGCGAGGTTGAAGGGCACATTCGAGAAGGCCGCCAGTCCCTCGAAGGACTCGCTCTGCGCGCGCCAGTCGAGGAAGTTCGCGGGCGACACCGTCTGCCGGGACTGGTTCGGGCTCAGGCCCCACACCATCATCAGCCGGTCCGGCTGCGCATAGGGCAGCGGCGAGAAGAGCACCGCGTCCGCGACGCTGAAGATGGCCGTGTTGGCGGCGATGCCCAGCGCCAGGGTGAAGAGCGCCACGGCGGTGAAGCCGGGATGCTTGGCGAGCATCCTCAGCGCGAGGCGAAGCTCCTGGACGAAATCCCGCATGAACGCTCCGGAGGTGGGGGCGGGACTGGAATAGCAATGACCGAGCCACCTCTTTCAACACGCCAACCCCTCGGGAATCCACGGGAGGGCTCCGGCCCCATGTCCACCCCTGGGAAGCGGCTTCCCAATCCCGGACACGCGGAGGCTCGGGCCTTGCAGTCGGGACATGAACGCCCTCAGCCGCCTCGCCGCCCTGCTCGTCTGCCTGTCCCTGCCCGCCCTCGCCGACCCGTGGGAGACGCTCGCACCCGGGTTGGAGCTGGCGGAGTTCGATGCACACCTGAAGTCCACCGTGGGCGACTCGCGCGTCACCATGGTGCGCGTGGACGTGGCGCGCCGGCCGGTGCGGCTGTTGAGCGCGCGGGTGGAGGGCCACGCGCCGGAGCCGACGGCGGAGCGGTGGGCGGCGCTGCACGGGCTCATCGCAGTCACCCATGCGGGCATGTTCCATCCGGGCGGCGGGCCCGTGGGCCTGGCAAGGACGGAGGGGCGCGAGCTCAATGCCTCGCGCCGCAAGGACTACCGCACGTTCCTGGTGCTGAATCCCCGGGAGAAGGGCCTGCCGCCGGTGCAGCTCCTCGACGCGGGGTGTGACGACGTGGAGTCGCTGCTGCCTCGCTACGGCACGGTGCTCCAGTCGCTGCGCATGATGGACTGCACGGGGCGCAACACGTGGAAGTCCCAGCCGCGCGAGTGGAGCACCGCGGCGCTCGGCATCGATGGCCAGGGCCGGCTGCTGATGATGCATGCGCGCTCGCCGTACCGCACGCATGACTTCATCGAGGTGGTCCGCCGGCTGCCCCTGGGCCTGAAGCGGATGATGTACCTGGAGGGCGGACCCGAAGCCTCGCTGCACGTCGCCGCGCCGGGACGCACCGTGCGCAGGGTGGGCAGCTACGAGACGGGCTTCAACGAGAACGACGACAACACCCGCTACTGGGCCCTGCCCAACGTGCTCGGCGTGATGGCTCCCTCAAGCGGGGGCGGAGCCGGGGCTGGAGGAGGAGAGCCCGGCCCTGGCTGCGACAGGGGAGTCGGCGAAGGAGCGCACGCCGCGATTGGATTGGGCGGGACTGCTGCGCCGGACGTTCGCGCTGGATGTCTTCGCCTCCTCTCGGTGTGGAGGCCGCAGGAGGGGGCTGGCATACCTGACGGCCCCCGGTGGGGGGCGCGCCATTCTGGAGCACCTGGTATTGCCCTCGCGGCCTGCGAAGCTGGCCCCGGCACAGGGTCCACCCCAGAGCGCGTGGTGTTGAGCCCCAAGCACCCGCTGTGACCTGGAAGCCCACGCCCCTGCGGCCTGCCGCCTGGCTGGGCCGCTTGGGCCGGCATGTGCCCCGAGGGGCGGCACGGCCTCTGCTCCGGCCCGGCGCACAGCCCCCAGGGCACCCGGCCGCAGCTATCCTCGGCCCCTCTTCACCAGCCCGCCGCCCTCAACTGGGCTCCTATCCGTCCTATACTTCGAGCAGGGGCTTGGGCGAATGGTGGCTTAGTGGCGAAGCGCCGGGCCCTCGCCGGGGCGGATGTTCTGATTCACGCGGAAAAGATTGTCCGGATCGTACTGCTGCTTGACCGCCACCAGCCGCGCGTAGTTGTCGCGGTACGTGGCCTGTACGCGCTCCTGGCCCTCGTCCATCATGAAGTTCACGTAGGCGCCGCCCGCCGAGTAGGGATGCAGGGCGTCCCAGTAGTCCTTGGTCCACTTGGTGATGGCCGCTGCCTTGTCGGGTGAAGGGTCCACGCCGACGATGACTTCGGACCAGCGCGCGTCCCGGAAGCTGAACGCGGTGTCGCCCGGGGCCACCCGGTGGACCGCTCCGTCAATGGGATAGAGGTGCATGGTGGACTGCATCGTCGGCAGGCGCTGGGCGAACGACACGTGCCGCCGGATGGCCTCGTCGCTCAGCTCCCGCACGAAGTCCGCGCGCCAGTACCACTGGTGGCCCGGCGGGTAGAGCGCGTCGAAGACGCTCTGCAGCGCGGGGAAGGGCATGGCCTGCACGCCGTCCAGCGCGGGGGCCATGGCGCGCACGGGCGCGAAGAGCGCGTCGGCCTGCTCGGGGGCCCCGGTGTAGCACCACACCACCGCGCACATCTTCTGCAGGTGCAGGTGTGGAGGGAACGGTGGCGCGGGCGGTACGGTCAGGAAGGCGAAGAAACCGTTGAGCGTCTCGGGCGCGGCGGGGATGAACTCGCGGTACCACTGCATCACCTCCGCCGCGCGCTCCAGGGGCCAGAGCGTGGGGCCACCCAGGACGGTGTCCACCGGGTGGGCCTGGAAGAGGAAGGAGGTGACGACGCCGAAGTTGCCGCCGCCGCCGCGCACCGCCCAGAACAGGTCCGGATGTTGTTCCGCGCTCGCGGTGACGAAACGCCCGTCCGCCAGCACCATGTCCACGGCGAGCAGGCTGTCGATGGTGAGGCCGAAGCGGCGGGTGAGGTGCCCAATGCCGCCACCCAGCGTCAGCCCTCCCACGCCCGTGGTGGAGATGAAGCCCGAAGGAACGGCGAGCCCGAAGGCGTGCGTGGCGTGGTCCACCTCGCCCCAGACACTGCCTCCCGCGACGCGCACCGTGCCGGACGCGGGGTCGACCCGGACGCCGCGCATGAGCGACAGGTCGGCGACCAGGCCGCCGTCACAGGTGCCCAGCCCTCCGCCGTTGTGGCCGCCGCCCCGGACCGCGAGGAGGAGGCCCTGCTCTCGTGCGAAGGCCACCGCCGAGAAGACATCCGCCACGTCGGCGCATCGGGCAATCAGCGCCGGGCGCTTGTGAATCATGGCGTTGTAGACGCGGCAGTGCTCCTCGTAGTCCGCGTCATCGGGGCGCACGAGCCGGCCGCGCAGCCGGGCCCGAAGCTGCTCGACCCGGTCCGGGAGCAGCCCGGGTGGTTGTCCTCCGCCTGTTCGTGAAGGCTCACGCTGTGGATCCAGGGGCATGGCTTTCTCCTCCGTGGGGCCACGCATGGAAGGGCCCCTACAGCCAAGCTAGGGACGTCCAGCGGGCGCGGAGGAACGTCCACGGCAGGAGGCCGGGAGGGGGCGCCCAGGCACGTGGTGACGGATGGGCGAGGACGGGGCGCCTGTCAGGCCCGTTGATGGAGCGGGGGACCGAAGCTTCGTCTGCCAATGGCCGGGCCGGCAGAACAGCAGTCACGCCTCCAGGGTGGGGCGCATCCGCTCACACCGTGGGCACCGTGCCGCCATCGATGACGTACTCCGTGCCGGCCTGCCTGGCGAGGCGCTCGGCCAGTGTTGATCCTTCCGGGTCATCAGCTCGTTGAACGCGGCCCAGAGGCAGTAGAGCCCACCGAAGGAGCCGCTGGCATAGGGCAGCTCCCGCATGTCTCCCACGTCGAAGGCCACCCTGGCGCGCTGCGCTCTCGCGTAGGCCCTGGCTGCGCCTATCAAGTCCGGTGAGATGTCGATTCCGGTGACCCGGTACCCGCGACCCGCCAGGGGCACGGCGATACGGCCGTAGCCACACCCCACGTCCAGCGAGACTCCGGGGGGAAGGAGTGCGGCCTCTCCACCCTAGAGCGCGTGAAAATCGGAAAACCAGTAATGCGCAGTGGCCGTCCCGCTCCGCGCCATGCGCCGCGCGGAGGGGATTGTGTCCCGTCCGGCTCCCGGGAGATGAAGCCAGGATGCGCGTGCATTCGGGGTGGTGGGTCCTGGTCCTGCTCACGGTTTCCTGCGCGGGGCGGCGTCCCGGGCCGGAGTCAGCGGCGTTCCCTCAAGCGGGGGCGGAGCCGGGGCTGGAGGAGGAGAGCCCGGCCCTGGCTGCGACAGGGGAGTCGGCGAAGGAGCGCACGCCGCGATTGGATTGGGCCGGACTGCTGCGCCGGACGTTCGCGCTGGATGTCTTCGCCTGCTCTCGGTGTGGAGGCCGCAGCATGTGCCCCGAGGGGCGGCACGGCCTCTGCTGCGGCCCGGTGCACAACCCCCAGGGCACCCGGCCGCAGCTATCCTCGGCCCCTCTTCACCAGCCCGCCGCCCTCAACTGGGCTCCTATCCGTCCTGTACTTCAGCCCGGGCAGCAACAGGAGCAAGCTCAGGACGTCGCGGGCGTGTCACCCACCACGGACGACTCCTGCGCGGCCTTGCGGCGGCTGAACAGCCGCTGCACGACGACGAAGAAGAGCGGCACGAAGAAGATGCCCAACACCGTGCCCACCAGCATGCCGCCGAGCACGCCCGTGCCGATGGCCCGCTGCGCACCGGCGCCCGCCCCCGTCGCGATGGCCAGCGGCACCACGCCGAAACCGAAGGCCAGCGACGTCATCAGGATGGGCCGCAGTCGAGCGCGCACCGCGAGCAGCGTGGCCTCGATGAGCTCCATGCCCTTCTCCACGTTCTCCTTCGCGAACTCGACGATGAGGATGGCGTTCTTGCTCGACAAGCCCACCGTGGTCAGCATGGCCACCTGGAAGTAGACGTCGCGGTCCATGCCTCGCAAGAAGCTCCCCAGCACCGTGCCGAGGATGCCCAGCGGCGCCACCAGCAGCACCGCCGTGGGGATGGTCCAGCTCTCGTACATCGCCGCCAGGCACAGGAACACCAGCAGCAGCGACAGCGTGTACAAGAGCGGCGTCTGCGAGCCGGCCTGCCGCTCCTGGTACGACTGTCCCGTCCACTCGAGGCTGAAGCCCGCCGGAAGCTGTGACACCAGCCGCTCCACCTCGGCCATGGCATCACCGGAGCTCACCCCGGGCGCCGCCTCACCGGTCAGCTCCATGGCGGACACACCATTGAAGCGCTCCAGTCGCGGAGAGCCCGAGCCCCAGCGCACGCTCGCGAACGCGGGGAACGGCACCATCTCCCCCTTCGCGTTGCGCACGGACCAGCGGTTGAAGTCCTCGGGCACCATGCGGAACGGCGCGTCCGCCTGGATGAACACCCGCTTCACGCGGCCCCGGTCGATGAAGTCGTCGATGTACTGACCACCCCACGCCGCCGTCAGCGTGTTGTTGATGTCCGCCGTCGCCAGGCCCAGCGCCGTCGCCTTCGCCACGTCCACGTCCACGCGGAACTGCGGCGTGTCCTCCTGGCCGTTGGGGCGCACGTAGGCAATCAGCGGGCTCTGCATCGCCGCGCCCATGAACTGGTTGCGCGCCGCCGTCAGCGCCTCGTGCCCGTGCCCCACGTTGTCCTTGAGGAAGAACGTGAAGCCCGCCGAGTTGCCCAGCTCCGCCACCGCGGGCGGAGGGAAGGCGAACGCGAGCGCGTCCTGAATCTGCCCCAGCGCGCCCATGGCCCGGCCGGCCACCGCGTTGACGCCCAGCTCCGGCGACTTGCGCTCCTCCCAATCCTTCAGGTTGATGAACGCGATGCCGGCGTTCTGCCCGCTGCCGCCGAAGCTGAAGCCCTGCACGCTGAAGAGCGCCTTGACGGTGTCCTTCTCGCCCTCGAGGAAGTGGTTCTCCACCTGCTCGATGACCTTCATCGTGCGCTCCTGCGTGGCGCCCACCGGCGTCTGCACCAGGGAGAAGAGGAAGCCCTGGTCCTCGGACGGGAGGAACGACGTGGGGAGCCTGAGGAACAGCACCACCATCACCGCCACCATGGCCACGAAGGCGACCATGAAGCTCCACGCCCGGCCCAGGATGGCCTTCACCATCCCCTGGTAGCGCGCGTTGCTCCAATCGAACGCGCGGTTGAAGGCGCCGAAGAAGCCCTTGTGGGCCACGTGGTGCCCCTTGGGAACGGGCTTGAGCAGCGTGGCGCACAGCGCGGGCGTGAGCACCAGCGCCACCAGCACCGACAGCGCCATGGACGTCACGATGGTCACCGAGAACTGCCGGTAGATGACGCCCGTGGAGCCCGCCAGGAACGCCATGGGGATGAACACCGCGGAGAGCACCACGCCGATGCCCACCAGCGCGCTGGTGATCTGCGACATCGACTTGCGCGTGGCCTCCTTGGGGGACAGCCCCTCCTCGCTCATCACGCGCTCGACGTTCTCCACCACGACGATGGCGTCGTCCACGAGCAGACCGATGGCCAGCACCATGGCGAACATGGTGAGCATGTTCGCCGAGTACCCCAGCGCCGTGAGCACGCCGATGGTCCCCAGGAGCACCACCGGCACCGCGATGGTGGGGATGAGCGTGGCGCGGAAGTTCTGGAGGAACAGGTACATCACCAGGAACACCAGGACGATGGCCTCCAGCAGCGTGGAGACGACGCCCTTGATGGCCACCCGGACGAAGGGCGTGGTGTCGAACGGCACCACCGCCTTGAGCCCCTTGGGCAGCGTGGGCTCCAACTCCTTCAGGGCCGCGGCCACGCCGCGCGCGGTGTCCAGGGCGTTGGCGCCCGTGGCCAGCGACACGGCGATGCCCGTGGCGGGCTTGCCGTTGTAGCGGCTGATGACGCTGTAGTCCTCGGAGCCCAGCTCCACCCGGGCCACGTCCCCCAGCCGCAGCACGGAGCCGTCCGGGTTGCCGCGCAGGACGATGTTCCGGAACTGCTCCGGCGTCTGGAGGCGGTCCTGCGCCGTCACCGTCGCGTTGAGCTGCTGGCCCGCCACCGCGGGCGTGCCGCCCAGCTGCCCCACCACCACCTGCTGGTTCTGCGCGCGGATGGCGCCGATGACGTCCGTGGGCGTCAGCGCGTACGTGTCCAGCTTGTTGGGGTCCAGCCAGATGCGCATGGCGTACTTCGTGCCGAACACCTGCGTGCTGCCCACGCCCGGCACGCGGGAGATGGGGTCCACCATGTTCGTGGCGACGAAGTCCTGGATGTCGTCGCCGCCCATGCTGCCGTCCTCGGAGACGAAGCCGATGACCTGCAGGAAGCCGGACGCCGCCTTGGTGACGGCGATGCCCTGCTGCTGCACGGCCTGCGGGAGCAGCGGCGTGGCCAGTTGCAGCTTGTTCTGCACCTGCACCTGCGCGATGTCCGGGTCCGTGCCGTTGGCGAACGTCAGGGTGATGGTGGCCGCGCCGTTCGACTCGCTGGTCGACGACATGTAGAGGAGGTTGTCGAGCCCCTTCATCGTCTGCTCGATGACCTGGGTGACGGAGTCCTCGATGGCCTTCGCCGAGGCGCCCGGGTACACGGCGGCGATGGTCACCGTGGGCGGCGCGATGACCGGGTACTGCGCGATGGGCAGCCGGGTGATGGAGAGCGCGCCCGCCATCATGATGATGATGGCGAGGACCCACGCGAAGATGGGTCGATCAATGAAGAATCTTGCCATGGCTGCGTTCCGTCACTCGTTGGAGGACGAGGGGACGAGGGGCGCGCCCTCGCCACCCTTCGTCTCCGTCGGCGGGGCTTCCGTCGCCTGGACGGGCATCCCCGGTTGAATCTTCTGGAGGCCGGAGACGATGACGCGGTCTCCCTCGGAGAGCCCGCTGTCCACCAGCCAGCGGTCCCCCACGGTGCGGCTCACCGTGACGGTGCGCGGCTCCACCTTGCCGTCCTTGCCCACCACGAGCGCGGAGGCGTTGCCCTTCGCGTCGCGCGCGATGCCCTGCTGCGGCACCAGGATGCCCTGCTGGCGCAGCCCGTTGCCCACGAGCGCGCGCACGTACATGCCGGGAAGGAGGATTTGATCGGGGTTGGGCACGGTGATGCGCAGCGCGAAGGTGCCCGTGCCCGGGTCCACCGTCACGTCGGAGAAGGTGAGCGTGCCCGGGTGCTCGTAGCGGGTGCCGTCCTCGAGCAGCAGCGTCACCGGCGTGCTGTCGGTGGGCTTGAGGGTGCCGGCGCTGAGCTCCTTGCGCAGGCGCAACAGCTCGCTGCTGGACTGGGTCAGGTCGACATAGAGCGGGTCGAGCTGCTGCACCACGGCGAGCGCGTCCGGCTGGTTGGCGGTAACGAGCGCGCCCTGGGTGACGGACGACTTGCCGATGCGGCCGGAGATGGGCGAGGTGATGCGGGCGTGGTTGAGCGTCACGCCCGCGCGCTGGACGGCGGCCTGCGCGGCCTTGACGTCCGCCTCCGCCTGA encodes:
- a CDS encoding efflux RND transporter periplasmic adaptor subunit, producing the protein MSGVALLAACEKPAAPAQQQAPGAAPVTVVTLTSESVLLTRELPGRTRAFLVAEVRPQVNGIVQRRLFTEGGQVKEGQPLYELDDATYRADYSSAKAALDRAQATLTSVALSAKRSAELFKLEAVTPADNEKAIAALGQAEADVKAAQAAVQRAGVTLNHARITSPISGRIGKSSVTQGALVTANQPDALAVVQQLDPLYVDLTQSSSELLRLRKELSAGTLKPTDSTPVTLLLEDGTRYEHPGTLTFSDVTVDPGTGTFALRITVPNPDQILLPGMYVRALVGNGLRQQGILVPQQGIARDAKGNASALVVGKDGKVEPRTVTVSRTVGDRWLVDSGLSEGDRVIVSGLQKIQPGMPVQATEAPPTETKGGEGAPLVPSSSNE